Part of the Xenopus tropicalis strain Nigerian chromosome 3, UCB_Xtro_10.0, whole genome shotgun sequence genome, CTTTATTTAGCATAGTTTTGATAAGATCAGCTTATTGGCTAGAGCAGGATACTTGCCACAAATAAAGTGATTCTGGGTGTTTTGATGCCTGCCAGCAGAGCTACTAAATGCCCCCCCAAGTTGATGCACATTGCCAGTTCCCTTATGGTTTATGTTGCAGGTCTCTTACAGTGACTGCTGTGGCCCAGCTCTCTATACTGGGGTGCTGCTGGGTGTTTGGCTTTCTGCAGTTCAGCTCCTCCTCCCTCTTTTTCGCCTACGCTTTCTCCATCCTAAACACGTTGCAAGGGTTACAGATCTTTATACTCCACTGCTTGATGAGTAAAAAGGTAAGTAATGGGCAAGGCCAAATCACTCACAATGTCAGCTGCTCCCATAGGAACTAACAGGGGGCAAGTTAGATATTTATCATCCACAGATACCAAATGGTGGTGGGATCTAGTGAACCTGCAAGTAAAATGTACTATTGCCTTTCCAAGGTACGAGCAGACTACTCCAGGTGGCTAAGTGCCATTGCCCGCTGCAAGGCTCCCACCTACTCAGAGTTCACCAGTACAAGCCAGAGTCAGACACAAACCAGGGTAAGTGCCTCTTCTTGCAAATAAGCCAGTTACTAAACACAAAAGGCCTGTATATCATAACTTCTCTATTCCCTGCAGAACAAGCTTAAGGATTCCAGCATCTAAAAGTCTAGAACATGGCCGCTACCTGCACTTCCTTCATGTGTACTTAGAACACTCAGCTGTTCAACTCCGCTTCTGCCCGAACGTCTAATGGGATCAAGTCTGCATTTTGCTTTGCAGGAGTTATTGTACATAGGGGCTACATTTACTGGAGAGCAGACACCGGTTAATGGGTATCTGAACAGCTTCCCTTCAGCTGGGATACAGTGGGAGCACCCATCATCCCCCACCCATCCTGGACAACCACTCACTTTAGAAAAAACAAACTTGTCTCATAAGAAGAGGAGGgagtttaataataaaaaagtttaaTCTTTTTACCCTTctttaaacaaaaacaacaaacatttcataaaaaaacccaaacagTAAAACCGAAGCTGCCATTCCCTGCACGGGTGCGTGGGCAGACGAAGGGAGCAGAATGGAGGCGGGCGCCACAGTCACCTTGGGAGAGGGGGCAACACGGACGAGGTGGTTATCGGGTCTGCTCAACTGTAGAAAGAAAAGACATTGGCACAATCAGTGAGGGGCATCTGGATCAGATTCAGCACTTTTTTTCGTAACAATTTTTTGTAGCCTCAAAGACTGGCACTTTTGTTTTTAACCCTATGAGTCAGGGAACCatctgtatattgtttttttggCAGTTATTGTATGCTTTATAACAGTTGATTTTCAAATAAAGAGCTAAACTTTCCCTTTCAACCTCTTCCCCCTGGAATTAGCCTGGCACTTGTGCAATAGTGCAGCCACTGTAGGAAGGGTGGTGCTATATGTATGAACTTAGCTTGAATTAGCCATCTTAGCAAAGGGGAAGTTAAAGGGCAGCAcagcctaaaaaaaaaagcatatatacaTGCTATTTTCCCCCACTGCGAGCCCAAGACTACATCTTATACAGTAGATTTCCCCTGTATAAGCTTCCATAAGGCTTCTGGCTGAGCATATAAAACACAGGCCAGGACAGTACACATACAGCCGATTAGGATTATGAAAGATTTAGGTGTTAATATGCAGAACACTCACTGTAAGTAGATATGTCTATTTCATCAGGCAGCTCCCCCACGTTGACTTCAAACCTGTCCTGAACGTCATTAAGGATTTTGGCATCTTCCTCATCCGACACAAAGGTTATGGCCAAGCCCTTTGTACCAAATCTGCCGGCACGGGCTACCTAAAAAAGCAAATGAGAAGGTTTATGTACCTCTATCTGGGAGGGCAAATATGCAAGCGGGGTTAAGCAATAGCTAGCACTCACCCTGTGCAGGTATGTGTCAGAGTCTTCTGGCATGTCGTAATTAAACACAATATTCACTCGCTCGATGTCCATTCCTCGACCAAACAGATTTGTGGCCACCAGGATTCTTCTCTGAAAGTCTTTAAATTGCTGGTATCTGGAGAGCCTACAAACATGTAAAAGGTAGAGATGAACCAGGAGAACCGATCTCTCTTTGAGTTCTACTTTTAAAGCCCTCACCCCTTTGCTGCTCTACAACTGGTCAGAGATCAGtaactcaaatataatgtactactgccctgcactggtaaaagttgtgtttgctacagaaaccctactatagtttatataaataccctgctgtgtagccccgggggcagccattcctgcactggtacagctggggtgtttgctacagaaaccctactatagtttatataaataccctgctgtgtagccccgggggcagccattcctgcactggtacagctggggtgtttgctacagaaaccctactatagtttatataaataccccgctgtgtagccccgggggcagccattcctgcactggtacagctggggtgtttgctacagaaaccctactatagtttatataaataagctgctgtgtagccccgggggcagccattcctgcactggtacagctggggtgtttgctacagaaaccctactatagtttatataaataccctgctgtgtagccccgggggcagccactcaaaaggagaaaaggcaggtTACTTAGGACTTGCCTGTTAtttgccttttctccattgaatggaTGCCTCCATgacacacagcagctttgtttatataaagtataacagTGTTTGAGGCAAACATGCCAGTTGTGCCTTTTGGCATTACCGTTCCTCTATGCGGATATAGCCACTCTGCCATAGCCTCAGGGTTCCAAAAGGGTCTCTAGGACAGTCTTTTCCAAACTAACCATCCTTAAGGATAGGATAGGCTTCCTGGAGTAACTAAGCTCCCTAAATGGGCTTCAGGGTCAGCAACATTAGCCAAATCCAGCTTAGTGCTTATAAGAGCAAATCTTAGCAAAATGTTACTGTAGCTTCAGGTTTGATCGGGGCCACCTAGTTTGCACTCAgcaacccccccccaacccaggtATCCTCCCCACTCACCTCTCCTCCTGCGACATGTTTCTGTGAATAGCGATAGCAGGGAAGTTTTGTTCAGTCAAGAGCTGGGCCAGAGCCATGCATCTCTGCACTGATTTCACAAAGATCACCACCTGTGGGAGATATCAGAAGTTAGACCAGAGAATGTtcaaatacatttgaaaaatgtagtcAAGCACAATACCATAAGAACATATCCAGGGTATGAGATGTATAAAAGATTTACCTGATTAAACTCTAATACGTCCAGTAGATCAAAAAGCTTGCGGTTCTTCTCACTGTCTTTTAACTTGACATAATATTGCTGCAGGCCATGAAGGGTCAGCTTGGTCTCATCATCCACAAATACCTCCATAGGCTGAGGAGAAAACAACAGCGATAAGGACAGAGAACATAATAGGAAACCTTCCTTAGAGAATGGCACGGCCCAGCTGAACTACTTACATCTTGCATGAACTTCCGGCACACAGGGCGGATCTCTTTACTCAGGGTGGCACTGAACATCATGCACTGTTTCTCATGGGGTGTTAGGCGGAAAATCTCCTGTACATCTCTTCTCATATCTAAAAGGGAGATAAATCATAGTAAGTCTCTATTCCAATCATTTGCCCCATCCCTTACACCATTATACAGTGTTTTGCATCGGGTCATAGATTGTTATACATTCTGATAGGACCAGTTACACTGAAAGGGTCATTTATGTGCCaatgttgtttttaaaggaacaattcAGTGTAGAAATGAAACGAGGTAAAATGTTAACGGATGTCCAACACAATAGACAGAACTCTAcatcctgctttacagctctaaGCAGTTAGCAGTCAGTGACGTTAGGGAGGGAGGGCATATGGGACagaactattcagttagtttgtgagcactctgttcagatttaaaagcaaactaactgaacagttatgtcccatgtgccccccccccctaaagtcactgactaactaagaggttagagagctgaaagcaggaagtagagttctgcacatctgctcactccagcctttgtagattacatttttgcctaactatattagaaacatttttttattttatttcatttttacactgaattgttcctttaaagCGGAACAGCCGGGGATTAAGGTACACATTTAGAGTCAATAGAGCGCTAAAGGTGTAGAACTGCACTTCCCACACCACCTCTAGTAAAGGAACAAAAATGGTGTGAGGATGGGAGTTATTCATCATGTAACACTATGAACAGTTACTTAAGAGTCTATGACCATTCTGCCACAGCAGCCATGCACCCCAACAGGCATCCTCACCTAACTGCTCCAGCATCTTGTCACACTCGTCCAACACAAAGTGTTTCACGTTCTTCAGATTCAGGATCTTGCTTCTGACGAGCGCCAGGATGCGACCCGGTGTTCCGACAACAATATGGGGACAGCTCTTGCGTATGGTGTCTTCATCTTTCTTAATAGAGAGCCCGCCAAAGAAAACTGCCACCTgggaaaaaaaaggaacatttcaTAGGTTTAGCATTTCTCAACCCAGAAAAATGGCAAGGGCACCCAACACACAAGTACATGGCACCCAGTTATCCTGCTTCCCCTGGATGCTACATTCCCAGTATATGAAGGTGGCTCAGCACATGGAAGGCCACAAGCTGAAACCCTGATCTAGAACATGAGATTAATGAAGTACGTACTTTGACAGTCGGCATGTATTTGGAGAACCGCTCATACTCCTTGCTGATCTGGAACGCTAGCTCACGCGTGTGGCACATAACTAGGACAGTCACCTGCCCTTCCACGGCTTCGGTTTGCTGCAGGGTGGCCAGGACAAAGACAGCAGTCTTCCCCATACCAGATTTTGCTTGGCAAAGGATGTCCATGCCCAGGATAGCCTGAGGGATACACTCATGTTggactgtaagaaaaaaaaaaaacgaaacatttatatttaatgacATGAGAAATTAAATTTCAATAAGCTGAACTGATTTTTCTACCAGTGGGATGGAAGATTGCTACTAAGGCAGCACCTAAGGGTCCATATGATAACTGTGCCCAGAGGGATTGCAGCTTTGGTGTGGACAAAAGAAATCTTAAATTAGGTGCATTtgcataaatatgtataattacTATATTTATAGTTAACACCTTATATAAAGCAGTAATTATGGCATTCCAACTGTAGCTaattgctggggtcagtgatcaaACCAAGGGCACAACCTTAACTTGGAAGAGCAGTTATATTAGCTGGCTGGTCGGGTTACTTACAATAATCATCAGAATAGAATGAGTTTACAGCTGAATTAATATCAATGTCCTTATTCACCCTTCTCATTAAGCAGCTAGTAAGGCATTTAAACTGCTCCCACAGTGATAAGGATAGATGACCCAAACAAGGACAACGCTTGGGTCACAGGCTGTAGGAAGGCAGTaacagttagggtgaagacacactgagctactaaaaaatagacaatgctgatcatttacggataataagaattgcctctgctaaaacacacatacaattgtctatggcaggggattttctggagtttagtagccatgacaagtagctgctgctactaagtagcccagtGTATCTTTGCTCTTACAGTAGCTTTGGGGCTGGTCGGGTTACTTATCATAATAGGATTTAATACGCTCACAATTGCATAAATAATGAAGTTTCCATTCATGCCTTTTATTAAGTTGTTATGCAAGGCATTTAAGCTGCTGCCCAGTTCCTGGGGGTCGGGGACCTAAAGAAAGCAGGTGAAGTGTTGACCTGGAAGCAACTTAGGAACCACAAGAAAGTTAAGATTGAAATTAGGACTGGTATTACTGATGGGCCACTGTCGGTTCACACTGTATTTCTAAGCCTGTGTGTAGACATTGCTTACCCTCAGAGGGATGTTCAAAACCGCAGTCTACGATGGATCGGAGGAGTTCGGGTTTCAGCAAGAAGTCTCGGAAGCCGGAGCTGTGGATGGACACGTAGGAGCCTTTCACCTCTTTCCGGGCGATTGGAGCTGCAGTTTCAGCGGGTGCCTGAGGCTCGTCGTCTTCTTCGTAATCCAACAGCTCATTTTCTACGTCTTGTTCTGTCATGATGGCTGCAATAAAATGGAACCCCATTACTCACTGTTCCCACCAACGGCATTAACAACCTGAAACCCCCAAAGGCTTCCCCAAGCCGGAGCCAATATTCAGCCTCACTTACAAATCCATTGTGTGCAATGTTGCCTTGCGCAGAGGTTAGCCACATTGAGAATTGGGCAGTGTGTGCAGAAGGAACAGAGACTGCTTTAATGACTCTGAATGCAGCCTAAGACTTTCCCTACTAGGTGCACAGATGTCACCCCATGTATGCCAGTTTGCTACTCTCCCTCTCAACCTGAGGAGTTTGCAGGACTGCAGAGCAAAATAACCCTGAACAGGAGATTTAGTCTGTAAAGTAGCTGCAAACGTTGCACAGTAAATGTAGGTCGTCACTGGGGGAGCAAACAGTCAAACTAAATAGCAGAAGGTAAACAGTGCCATGTACAAACATGACaggatttgcagttggtctttccACCTTCTCATTCAGAGCACAGCCTGGTTGCATaggagggtcagtgaccccagaagCATTTGAATTCCACAAAAATGTGTGCCCAAGATGCTTCAGTCTGTAATAATAGTGGTTCCCAGAAGGAGAGTCCCTCCCTCAGTTCCTTAAGCAGTACTAGCACCACATGGCCTGGAGAGGCTGTAGGTAGGCCAAGAACATGGCATTCCTGTTATTATAGTGTAAAAATGCATAAAGCAGGGCATTTGCTTTGCTCAAAAGTTGCCAAACCATTTCAGGCCCCAACTGGCCTTTTTTTCAAGCGCCCCAACACATGAATTACACTTcctttttatatgttaaataacaGTGCCTATAACAAGGAagtgtaattaatgttttagtaagCC contains:
- the ddx39a gene encoding ATP-dependent RNA helicase DDX39A — translated: MTEQDVENELLDYEEDDEPQAPAETAAPIARKEVKGSYVSIHSSGFRDFLLKPELLRSIVDCGFEHPSEVQHECIPQAILGMDILCQAKSGMGKTAVFVLATLQQTEAVEGQVTVLVMCHTRELAFQISKEYERFSKYMPTVKVAVFFGGLSIKKDEDTIRKSCPHIVVGTPGRILALVRSKILNLKNVKHFVLDECDKMLEQLDMRRDVQEIFRLTPHEKQCMMFSATLSKEIRPVCRKFMQDPMEVFVDDETKLTLHGLQQYYVKLKDSEKNRKLFDLLDVLEFNQVVIFVKSVQRCMALAQLLTEQNFPAIAIHRNMSQEERLSRYQQFKDFQRRILVATNLFGRGMDIERVNIVFNYDMPEDSDTYLHRVARAGRFGTKGLAITFVSDEEDAKILNDVQDRFEVNVGELPDEIDISTYIEQTR